The following proteins are co-located in the Desulfobacterales bacterium genome:
- a CDS encoding hydrogenase subunit MbhD domain-containing protein: MIWQFDLIILTLVVISGIASISIRDLLGASVLFGAYSFLMCLAWAVMGAVDVAFTEASVGAGVCTVFFVAAVFRTSRRSKD; this comes from the coding sequence ATGATCTGGCAGTTTGATCTGATTATTTTGACACTGGTGGTAATCAGCGGCATTGCGTCCATCAGCATCCGGGATCTTTTGGGCGCATCGGTGTTATTCGGCGCCTATAGTTTTCTGATGTGTCTGGCCTGGGCGGTTATGGGGGCTGTGGACGTAGCGTTTACCGAAGCATCCGTCGGCGCCGGGGTTTGCACGGTGTTCTTCGTCGCCGCGGTATTCAGAACCTCAAGGAGAAGCAAGGATTGA
- a CDS encoding cation:proton antiporter subunit C encodes MPELIDILIARYNYWVVICLMMIGLYAMMAKNNLIKKIIGMSIFQTAVILFYVSIATKHDASIPIIGHGHNGHHAIHAADYMNPLPHVLMLTAIVVSVATLGVALALAVKAYQQHDTLEEDEIIEQLKTEYLSQ; translated from the coding sequence ATGCCCGAACTGATCGATATCCTCATTGCCAGATACAATTACTGGGTGGTTATTTGCCTGATGATGATCGGGCTCTACGCCATGATGGCCAAAAATAACCTGATCAAAAAAATCATCGGGATGAGTATTTTCCAAACCGCTGTCATCCTTTTTTATGTTTCCATTGCCACCAAACACGATGCCTCAATTCCCATAATTGGGCACGGCCATAACGGGCACCATGCGATTCATGCGGCGGATTATATGAACCCTCTGCCCCATGTGCTGATGCTCACGGCCATCGTGGTATCCGTGGCCACACTGGGGGTAGCCCTGGCCCTGGCTGTCAAGGCCTATCAACAGCACGATACATTGGAAGAGGACGAGATTATCGAACAACTCAAAACCGAGTACTTAAGTCAGTAA
- a CDS encoding monovalent cation/H+ antiporter subunit D family protein: MSAQFPALIIVVPLLTAIVVNIAGWVRKSFCFPLALAALTVSFLSAIGLMGRVMAEGDVIYRMAGWDPPWGIALHIDHLNGIILILISLVAILNMIAYRRAVADQLTNRLGAFYSLYLLFVIGLMGIVITGDTFNLYVLLEISSLSGYALLGMGGGRATLSSLQYLFLGTIGASFYLLGIGYLYIVTGSLNMADIAGILPTLESVSVIKVSFILCIVGLFIKMALFPLHTWLPNAYSHAPNPAASLIAPLTTKVMIYVMIRLILTVYQPDFTFIQMEIAELVQWVAVIAIVAGSVLAYKQNKLKRMLAYIIVVEVGYMVGGFWLGNAAGMTGAVLHILNDAMMTLCVFLAAGAVMSRVQFDKFEHLQGLFAKMPFTMIAFVVGALSIIGVPPTCGFFSKWYLISGGINAGHYAFVAALIISSLVNVLLFFRVIEIGYFEPFNTHNGHNHHPKPPMQEASLDMLVPLMITAGLLIAMGIYAHSLVTRFIEPAVLPSLLGSL, from the coding sequence ATGAGCGCTCAATTTCCGGCCCTGATAATCGTTGTTCCGCTGCTGACGGCGATTGTTGTCAACATCGCCGGATGGGTGCGCAAGTCCTTCTGCTTCCCTTTAGCTCTGGCCGCCCTGACGGTCTCCTTTTTATCCGCCATCGGATTGATGGGCCGGGTCATGGCCGAGGGGGACGTGATCTACCGGATGGCGGGGTGGGATCCGCCATGGGGCATCGCCTTACATATTGACCACCTCAACGGGATTATCCTCATTCTGATCTCTTTGGTGGCGATCCTCAATATGATCGCCTACCGGCGGGCTGTTGCCGATCAATTAACCAATAGGCTGGGGGCCTTTTACTCACTCTACCTTTTGTTTGTTATCGGTTTGATGGGCATCGTCATTACCGGGGACACATTTAACCTGTACGTACTGCTCGAGATTTCTTCGCTTTCCGGATATGCCCTGCTCGGCATGGGCGGGGGCCGGGCCACGCTTTCGAGTCTCCAGTATCTTTTTCTGGGCACCATTGGCGCAAGTTTCTACCTGCTGGGCATCGGATACCTCTATATCGTGACCGGCTCCTTAAATATGGCCGATATTGCCGGCATTCTGCCCACGCTTGAAAGCGTATCCGTGATCAAGGTCTCATTTATCCTCTGCATTGTGGGGCTTTTTATTAAAATGGCCCTTTTCCCTTTGCATACATGGCTGCCCAATGCTTACTCCCATGCCCCTAACCCGGCGGCCAGCCTGATTGCGCCGCTGACCACCAAGGTGATGATCTATGTCATGATCCGGCTGATTCTAACGGTCTATCAACCCGATTTTACCTTCATCCAAATGGAAATTGCGGAATTGGTTCAATGGGTGGCGGTTATCGCCATTGTGGCCGGTTCCGTCCTGGCCTATAAGCAGAACAAGCTTAAACGGATGCTCGCCTATATCATTGTCGTTGAGGTGGGCTATATGGTGGGCGGTTTCTGGCTGGGCAACGCGGCCGGCATGACCGGGGCGGTGCTGCATATTCTAAATGACGCCATGATGACCCTCTGCGTCTTTCTGGCCGCCGGGGCGGTGATGTCCCGGGTGCAGTTCGACAAATTCGAGCACCTCCAGGGCCTGTTCGCCAAAATGCCCTTTACCATGATCGCCTTTGTGGTGGGCGCCCTCTCAATTATCGGCGTGCCGCCGACCTGCGGATTTTTCAGCAAATGGTATCTGATCAGCGGCGGCATTAATGCCGGCCATTACGCGTTTGTGGCCGCCCTGATCATCAGCAGCCTGGTGAATGTGCTGCTGTTTTTCCGGGTGATTGAGATCGGCTATTTCGAGCCGTTTAACACCCATAATGGCCACAACCATCACCCCAAGCCCCCCATGCAGGAGGCGTCCCTGGATATGCTGGTGCCGCTGATGATCACTGCCGGTCTGCTGATTGCCATGGGAATCTATGCGCACAGCCTGGTCACCCGATTTATTGAACCCGCGGTTCTGCCGTCTCTTCTGGGAAGCCTATGA
- a CDS encoding Na+/H+ antiporter subunit E: MNNPETDVSTPKDASAASEPEKGRRPRRVPFTARFLTFLVCMITWIILSGRFDLFHLILGVIASCIVAAISADMLFPSPRMEVLPRVWLGFIRYLPGLLYQIFLANLHLLYLTFHPRMKELINPQVITFQSKLKDDMALLIFANSITLTPGTVTLYVSVLSKYTVHAIDSKSAAGLPGDMEKRVEAIFN, from the coding sequence TTGAATAACCCGGAAACTGACGTTTCAACCCCTAAAGACGCCTCTGCTGCCAGTGAACCGGAGAAAGGCCGCCGCCCCCGGAGGGTCCCTTTTACTGCCCGTTTCTTGACTTTTCTCGTATGCATGATCACCTGGATTATCCTCTCCGGCCGGTTTGACTTGTTCCACTTGATCCTTGGCGTTATTGCCAGCTGCATCGTGGCGGCCATTTCCGCGGATATGTTGTTTCCCTCCCCCAGGATGGAGGTTCTGCCCCGTGTCTGGCTTGGATTTATCAGATACCTCCCGGGGCTGTTATACCAGATTTTTCTCGCCAACCTGCACCTGCTCTACCTGACCTTTCACCCCCGCATGAAGGAGCTGATCAATCCGCAGGTCATTACCTTTCAAAGCAAATTAAAAGACGACATGGCGCTTCTGATCTTCGCCAATTCGATTACGCTGACCCCCGGCACGGTCACCCTCTATGTTTCGGTGCTCAGCAAATATACGGTTCATGCGATTGATAGCAAATCCGCCGCCGGACTGCCCGGTGATATGGAAAAACGGGTCGAAGCGATATTTAACTAA
- the mnhG gene encoding monovalent cation/H(+) antiporter subunit G, with product MISIVSMILIVSGLIFFAGGAVGILRFPDFYTRLHPAGKLDTMGLFMTLSGMALYVLTDFSLAALLTALKIMLIVVFIFITSPTATHSIADAGMRSGLPHWSRDQKESE from the coding sequence ATGATAAGCATTGTATCAATGATTCTGATCGTTTCGGGACTTATCTTCTTTGCCGGCGGGGCAGTGGGCATTCTGCGGTTTCCGGATTTTTATACACGGCTTCATCCGGCGGGAAAACTTGATACCATGGGGCTTTTCATGACACTAAGCGGCATGGCCCTTTACGTCCTGACGGACTTCTCGCTTGCCGCCCTGCTCACCGCCCTGAAAATTATGCTCATTGTGGTCTTTATTTTTATTACCAGCCCGACCGCCACCCATTCGATTGCGGACGCGGGCATGCGGTCCGGCCTGCCGCACTGGAGCCGAGATCAGAAGGAAAGCGAATGA
- a CDS encoding Na(+)/H(+) antiporter subunit D: MNFDVLNLNIPPALLFIIGGFLIPALKGRVKSAYMLILPALAFIIVFYTPLGQHWQFEFLGYDLILGRLDRLSRVFAYIFTLISFISVIFALKLDDDVQHTAGFAYAGGALGVTLAGDLFSLYVFWEIMAVASAFLIIARKTQAAQAAAFRYIMVHVFGGLCLLAGIVLYVNNTGTAQFSVMELSGPAGILIFIGVAVNAAIIPLHAWLSDAYPEATITGAVFLSAFTTKSAVYVMARVFPGTELLIYLGAIMAAVPIFYALLENDIRRVLAYSLISQGGFMICGVGIGTALAINGAVAHAFCCILYIALLFMAAGAVFHVTGKIKCTDLGGLYKTMPLTCLFCIVGAASISAFPMFSGFISKSMVISSAAHHKMAIVWLILQFASAGAVYHAGIKVPFYMFFGQDSGIRAKEPPFNMLLAMFLTALLCIFLGIRFDLLYAILPYTADYSPYTGAHVVGQLQLLLFGALAFCLLILSGKYPAEMRAVNLDADWFYRKGGRIFAAGFDYFLNNLNRLCDLLFARSLPGLLQKIFNRLPALIIKQIQRLFGSRKGGRPDTDASRVDAETDAVVNAGLLPIGIGPILAVLFIVFLCLKLYLF, encoded by the coding sequence ATGAACTTTGACGTGTTAAACTTAAATATACCGCCCGCCCTGCTTTTTATCATTGGCGGATTTTTGATCCCGGCGTTAAAGGGCCGGGTAAAATCCGCATATATGCTTATTCTGCCGGCGCTCGCATTTATCATCGTTTTCTATACGCCATTGGGCCAGCACTGGCAGTTCGAATTTCTCGGATATGACCTGATCCTCGGACGGCTGGACCGCTTAAGCCGTGTATTCGCCTACATATTTACGCTTATTTCCTTTATTTCGGTCATTTTTGCCTTGAAATTGGATGACGACGTTCAGCACACCGCCGGCTTTGCCTATGCCGGCGGCGCGCTAGGCGTCACCCTTGCCGGGGATTTGTTCTCCCTTTATGTTTTCTGGGAAATCATGGCCGTTGCCTCCGCCTTTTTAATCATCGCGCGCAAAACACAGGCGGCCCAGGCCGCTGCCTTCCGGTATATCATGGTGCACGTGTTCGGCGGTTTGTGCCTTTTGGCCGGCATCGTCCTTTATGTGAATAACACCGGAACCGCCCAATTTTCGGTCATGGAGCTGTCCGGTCCGGCAGGCATCCTGATTTTTATCGGTGTGGCGGTAAACGCCGCTATCATCCCGCTTCATGCATGGCTGAGCGATGCATATCCGGAAGCCACCATAACCGGTGCGGTATTTTTAAGCGCCTTTACCACCAAAAGCGCGGTCTATGTGATGGCCCGGGTTTTTCCCGGAACCGAGCTGCTCATTTATTTGGGCGCGATTATGGCGGCTGTTCCGATTTTTTATGCTTTGTTGGAAAATGATATCCGCCGGGTGCTGGCCTACAGCCTGATCAGCCAGGGGGGGTTTATGATCTGCGGGGTCGGCATCGGAACGGCGCTGGCCATCAACGGCGCGGTAGCTCACGCATTCTGCTGTATCCTCTACATTGCCCTGCTGTTTATGGCCGCAGGCGCGGTTTTTCATGTCACCGGTAAAATTAAATGCACGGATCTTGGCGGCCTGTACAAAACCATGCCGCTGACCTGCCTTTTCTGTATTGTAGGGGCGGCCTCGATTTCCGCATTTCCAATGTTTAGCGGATTTATCAGCAAATCGATGGTTATCAGTTCAGCGGCGCATCATAAAATGGCCATCGTATGGCTAATATTGCAGTTTGCTTCCGCAGGTGCCGTCTACCACGCCGGGATCAAGGTGCCGTTTTACATGTTTTTCGGACAGGACTCGGGGATTCGGGCAAAAGAACCCCCGTTTAACATGCTGCTTGCCATGTTTTTGACGGCGTTGTTATGCATATTTCTGGGAATCCGTTTTGATCTGCTTTATGCCATCCTTCCCTACACCGCCGATTATTCGCCCTATACCGGGGCACACGTGGTCGGTCAGCTCCAGCTGCTCCTGTTTGGCGCACTGGCCTTTTGCCTGCTGATTCTCTCCGGGAAGTACCCGGCGGAAATGCGGGCTGTCAACCTGGATGCAGACTGGTTTTACCGCAAAGGCGGCCGCATTTTCGCCGCCGGGTTCGATTATTTCCTGAATAATTTAAACCGGCTGTGTGACTTATTGTTTGCGCGCAGCCTGCCGGGCTTACTGCAAAAAATTTTTAACCGGCTGCCCGCACTTATCATCAAACAAATTCAGCGCTTGTTTGGCAGCAGAAAAGGCGGCCGTCCGGATACCGATGCTTCAAGGGTAGACGCAGAAACCGATGCTGTCGTAAACGCCGGTCTGCTGCCGATCGGTATCGGACCGATACTGGCGGTCTTGTTTATTGTTTTTCTATGCCTTAAACTGTATTTGTTTTGA
- a CDS encoding Na(+)/H(+) antiporter subunit B: MKRFSLICVLLFGAVLLYGSMDFPAFGDPESPASRHLSPYYIKNAIKDTAVPNLVTAVLADYRGYDTLFETAVIFTAGLACFLLLRRFRREPPEFRLYRHIDTGVTLIIEQGGKEPTDSNEFQQIDSQWVPYDLIIQKAAGLVVPFLQLFALYVIAHGHHSPGGGFQGGVIFGATLILMAISNDLRSTIRRVSEAVSSKLASTGVLIYAGIGALCLILGANFLNYSQLSKLIHVSSVMARSHGILLIEIGVGLAVAAVMVWIYYNLVSAGRHDEGL; this comes from the coding sequence TTGAAAAGGTTCTCGCTGATATGCGTTTTGCTCTTTGGTGCGGTGCTTTTATACGGATCCATGGATTTTCCCGCGTTTGGAGATCCGGAATCACCGGCCAGCCGGCATTTATCGCCCTATTATATTAAAAACGCCATTAAAGATACTGCCGTACCGAATCTGGTCACAGCGGTGCTGGCCGACTACCGGGGATATGACACCCTGTTTGAAACCGCGGTTATTTTCACGGCCGGACTGGCCTGCTTTTTACTGCTCCGCCGGTTTCGACGCGAACCTCCCGAATTCAGGCTTTACCGCCATATAGACACCGGAGTGACCCTGATTATTGAACAGGGGGGCAAGGAGCCGACGGATTCCAATGAATTCCAGCAAATCGACTCCCAGTGGGTCCCTTATGATCTGATCATTCAAAAAGCAGCCGGCCTGGTGGTCCCTTTTCTGCAGCTTTTTGCGCTTTATGTGATTGCACACGGCCACCATTCGCCGGGCGGCGGCTTCCAGGGGGGCGTTATTTTCGGCGCCACCCTCATCCTGATGGCCATCTCCAATGATCTCCGATCAACCATACGGCGGGTATCAGAGGCTGTCAGTTCAAAACTGGCTTCCACCGGGGTTTTGATTTATGCGGGCATCGGGGCTCTGTGCCTGATCCTGGGTGCTAATTTTTTAAATTACAGTCAGCTTTCCAAACTGATCCATGTGAGCAGTGTGATGGCCCGATCCCACGGTATTCTTCTGATTGAAATCGGGGTCGGCCTGGCGGTGGCAGCAGTGATGGTATGGATTTATTACAACCTGGTTTCCGCCGGCAGGCACGACGAAGGACTATAA
- a CDS encoding cyclic nucleotide-binding domain-containing protein — protein MIHKESLVGIRILEHLTDEMLDKLIPHITPKQYGAREIIFREGDRSEHFFMLKKGKVLLEKRISSKITISIASIKPGFSFGWSAMLTEPLRLDAVCSEPSVIYTLNAKEAHEQMEADPHMGYLIYKELIRIVQRRLDLRTEQFARVISKHPHIEPLLEE, from the coding sequence ATGATCCACAAGGAATCACTGGTCGGAATCCGTATTCTGGAGCACCTGACCGATGAAATGCTGGATAAACTGATCCCCCACATTACCCCTAAGCAATATGGGGCGCGAGAGATTATTTTTCGGGAGGGCGACCGGTCCGAGCATTTCTTCATGCTGAAAAAAGGCAAGGTGCTGCTTGAAAAGCGGATATCAAGCAAGATCACGATTTCCATTGCCTCGATAAAGCCCGGCTTCTCATTCGGCTGGTCAGCCATGCTTACTGAACCCTTGCGGCTGGATGCGGTCTGTTCGGAGCCCTCGGTTATTTACACATTAAATGCCAAAGAGGCCCATGAGCAAATGGAAGCTGATCCGCATATGGGGTATTTAATCTATAAAGAGCTGATCCGCATTGTTCAGCGGCGGCTTGATTTGCGGACCGAGCAGTTTGCCCGGGTCATATCCAAGCACCCGCATATTGAGCCGCTTTTGGAGGAATAG
- a CDS encoding cytidylate kinase-like family protein encodes MAVITISREFGAGGRTLGKNLAKELGYTVVDEDIVQMVAERAKVSKKTVKTMEKEAGGSLMKFMNYIVPQSQINRLLDNQRGYLDEEIYVNTLTEIITDLAEEVNCVIVGRGGQYVLRDHADAFHLLLVSGYEDRVRFMMENYNLTEDMAVNTIRVHSKRRRNLYRKFGKEDYNDPMLYHLVLNMSKLSIEKATETAIKLVK; translated from the coding sequence ATGGCAGTAATTACAATTTCAAGGGAATTCGGAGCCGGCGGGCGAACCCTGGGCAAAAACCTGGCCAAAGAGTTAGGCTACACAGTGGTGGATGAGGATATTGTGCAGATGGTTGCCGAACGCGCCAAGGTTTCCAAAAAGACCGTAAAGACTATGGAAAAGGAGGCCGGGGGGTCGCTGATGAAGTTTATGAACTACATCGTCCCACAAAGCCAGATTAACCGTCTATTGGACAACCAGCGGGGCTATCTTGATGAAGAAATTTATGTGAACACACTGACGGAGATCATCACGGATCTGGCCGAGGAAGTCAACTGTGTGATCGTGGGGCGGGGCGGACAGTATGTGTTGCGCGACCATGCGGATGCCTTTCATCTGCTTTTGGTCTCAGGCTATGAAGACCGGGTCCGGTTTATGATGGAAAACTATAATTTGACCGAGGACATGGCGGTAAATACCATCCGCGTACACAGCAAAAGACGGCGCAACCTGTATCGCAAGTTCGGCAAAGAAGACTATAATGATCCCATGCTCTACCATCTGGTCCTCAACATGAGCAAACTCTCGATAGAAAAGGCAACTGAGACGGCAATCAAGTTGGTCAAATAG
- a CDS encoding monovalent cation/H+ antiporter complex subunit F, giving the protein METFFISAGMFLCVLMLLPLYRAVFGPTVLDRLIGVNAIGSKTTALLIMIGLIYHQVEMFVDIALAYATLNFIAVLATSRFFQKRKGLYKGSANE; this is encoded by the coding sequence ATGGAAACTTTTTTTATTTCTGCTGGCATGTTTTTATGCGTGCTGATGCTTTTGCCGCTTTATCGGGCGGTATTCGGCCCCACGGTGCTGGACCGGCTGATCGGGGTTAATGCCATCGGCAGCAAAACCACCGCGCTTTTGATCATGATCGGCCTGATATATCACCAGGTGGAAATGTTCGTGGATATCGCCCTGGCCTATGCCACGCTTAATTTTATCGCTGTGCTGGCGACTTCCCGTTTTTTTCAAAAACGCAAAGGGCTCTACAAGGGCTCGGCTAACGAATAA
- a CDS encoding monovalent cation/H+ antiporter subunit D family protein: protein MITMISIKPLIAVLVSLLVIPVLASSRKPNVREAWTFTAAIIKFAIIASMVPAVLGGHTFEFTIVTFFPGIDFKLRVDAFSLLFALVSSFLWIVTSAYSIGYMRGLDEHSQTRYYCFFAAALSATVGVAFSANLLTMYIFYEILSLSTYPLVTHHQDPEARSSGRKYLFYIIGGSIGLVLPAMVVVYLMTGTLDFADGGIFGGSMAAGPALALLLMFVFGFSKAAIMPMHAWLPAAMVAPTPVSALLHAVAVVKVGVFCVFRVITGIFGPEMLEAFDFGTLLCVIAAVTILVSSLIALSQDNLKRRLAFSTIGQLSYIVLGAALLSQSGMTGGLLHIAMHAFGKITLFFCAGAIVVATGVKNISEMVGIGRQMPFTMAAFFIGSLSVIGLPPCGGFISKWHLAIGTIEAEQFAMLAVLLISSLLNAAYFLPIVYRAFFCTEGESMYENRFNEAPGWCLAPPLLTAVISVLLFFYPQPFLNLSQLAVTRILGG from the coding sequence ATGATAACGATGATATCGATAAAACCGCTTATCGCGGTCCTGGTCTCCCTGCTGGTCATTCCGGTGCTGGCCTCCAGCCGAAAACCCAATGTCCGGGAAGCCTGGACGTTTACCGCGGCAATCATCAAATTCGCCATTATCGCCTCCATGGTGCCGGCGGTCCTGGGCGGACACACGTTTGAGTTTACCATTGTTACGTTTTTTCCCGGGATTGATTTCAAGCTGCGGGTGGATGCCTTCAGCCTGCTCTTTGCCCTGGTCTCCTCCTTTCTGTGGATTGTGACCTCCGCCTACTCCATCGGCTATATGCGCGGCCTGGATGAACACAGCCAGACCCGCTACTACTGTTTTTTTGCCGCAGCCCTGAGTGCAACGGTGGGCGTGGCGTTTTCCGCCAACCTGCTGACCATGTATATCTTCTATGAAATACTCTCACTTTCAACATATCCTCTGGTGACCCATCATCAGGACCCGGAGGCCCGAAGCTCGGGGCGCAAGTATTTATTCTATATCATAGGCGGCTCCATCGGTCTGGTGCTTCCGGCCATGGTGGTCGTTTACCTGATGACCGGCACGCTGGACTTTGCAGACGGCGGTATTTTTGGGGGCAGCATGGCCGCCGGTCCGGCGCTTGCCCTGCTTTTGATGTTTGTATTCGGGTTTTCCAAGGCCGCGATTATGCCCATGCATGCCTGGCTGCCCGCGGCTATGGTGGCGCCCACACCGGTCAGCGCGCTTTTGCATGCGGTGGCTGTGGTAAAAGTTGGCGTATTCTGCGTTTTCCGGGTAATTACCGGCATATTCGGCCCGGAAATGCTTGAGGCCTTTGATTTTGGGACGCTCTTATGCGTGATCGCGGCCGTCACCATACTCGTATCTTCGCTGATTGCGCTTTCCCAGGACAATCTCAAGCGCCGGCTGGCGTTTTCAACCATTGGGCAGCTCTCCTATATTGTTTTAGGCGCCGCCCTTTTAAGCCAATCCGGTATGACGGGCGGGCTGCTCCATATCGCCATGCATGCATTCGGCAAAATCACGCTGTTTTTCTGCGCCGGCGCCATTGTGGTGGCCACAGGTGTTAAGAATATCTCGGAGATGGTGGGCATCGGCAGGCAGATGCCGTTTACCATGGCCGCCTTTTTTATCGGCTCGCTCTCTGTAATCGGGCTTCCGCCCTGCGGCGGGTTTATCAGCAAATGGCATCTGGCCATCGGCACCATTGAGGCGGAGCAGTTTGCCATGCTCGCCGTTTTGTTAATCAGCTCGCTTTTAAACGCGGCCTATTTCCTGCCCATCGTATACCGGGCGTTTTTCTGCACGGAAGGCGAATCTATGTATGAAAACCGGTTTAATGAGGCCCCGGGCTGGTGCCTTGCGCCGCCGCTGCTTACGGCTGTGATCTCGGTGCTGCTGTTCTTTTATCCGCAGCCGTTTCTGAACCTGTCCCAGCTTGCGGTCACTCGCATTTTAGGAGGCTGA